In Miscanthus floridulus cultivar M001 chromosome 8, ASM1932011v1, whole genome shotgun sequence, the sequence tcaatacaAAAAAACGACTCCGAAGGCGGCTCACGGCGACTGTGAGGGGTGGGACGCCCCagcgtgcgatcccggcgacggtccaggtggggatggcccgacgtgcgatgccggcgacccttcgacatggttcgacgccccacccgattgatgctgcaaaaaagagaagagattgcacgtgagtgacaagataaaaatatAAGGAgtgtaaagaaaagttgaaaatttcggcagcacctcccctgcatggggaggtttccaaaacctgcaagaaaaacgtcggcacgaaggccgacaaccacatttccagcacgaaggccgacacatcaacaaatccggcacgaatgccaacacatcaacaaatccggcacgaaggccatcactaggtttgacactaagcatgagcaaagaaagtaaaacatccgtactcatactcaccggagtagactctcgacgatatggtggtggtggtggtggtgcaagcagCTCTGCTGGAATCTCCCAACCTTGTTTCTgcccaagttgttgcacgaacttgagcaaaccatcttgctgggcctccaaagcttgtACCCTCTGACGCTCGgactcccgctcggcccgctcagcctCCCTCTCAACTAGCAAACTCTTCTGCTGAGCCCGAAGttgctgcagctcggcctgcaacatttgaccccaatgtttcaataatgcagagctaaggaacgtaaaagtgaaagaacgacgaatgaaactagaatacttacctggattgaAGCCACCGCTGTCGGCCGTTGGcttatgggcacgctagagctcgtgctcgctgctcgtaGGCGGTTGAGAGGAGGAGTACAGCCCGTCTCGAGGATGCCATCGCCCATGtaaaaccgcccatgcttcttgccttgcccaatcctcatcactagctcaggatcaaggcgctcctcggtcctcggatcGTAGTCCGACCCGTGGACTAACCTTGATGCCTCCGTGTACGAactgaggcgggtgtggacgctggagttggtgtacgcctctgggcccgcatccgggttgtactcgatgttggactttgccgggcccatgtgggccagagcatacgccgtgagttggccaattggctggccaccgtgcgccgcctcctgcgagaaagacaacaacatgtggttagaaatcatgcagaattgagcgcggctagattagacaagtggtggagacttacatatgtcttTTTGTATTTGCTGAGGGTggcgctgccctgatggtgaggtacacctggcatcagcatacggtgctcgcttttctcttggtgcgccttctgccagtccgcgtccaaccatctgtccactatagcagcccagcaatcgggaaaggtggcgcaccagctcggaatcacctacaagccatcagaagatcaaattaggcatagttaATCTAAAAAGAGATCAATAggagatgttttctatttacctgtaggtactgctcccttgtcagaatCTCTATCTCTCTTCTTGCCTGAGTTCTGTTCATTCTTCTATTACGGTAGGTGACGTTGTAGTCAATGTGCGCCTGGAGGCGGGACTCGTGATACAAGTCCGAGACACGCCTTCTACAGGAAGCGGCAGCCACCTCATGCGCCCTTAACTCCTGTCCCGGCTGgcatctgaagaagtcctgcataaagacacgaggtatccattattttatttcaagaatgtccaatgaatgcaatgAATTGAGGGTCGTAGAGCGAGAaaggcttacccacaactccgTAAGCACCTGATCCGCCAAGTTTAGGTGCCCAGCGGCGGGGAAGAGGGCGTAGTGGTCGAACGAGGGTATCTCTGGGTCCTCATCCTCCGACGTCCACActaggccagggaagtgttccctgcacagaagtcctaggatcccattgacattgcgagccgggaccccctcctccacaagcatccagttcctgcacaagtggttaacaatagttattattagctctaattatgatttttcaacatatcaaatgaagaacatatgaagttacttacctatccccctcgggtgcaatcagtgggcggcGGTCAACAAGAatcggtcgcttcgggagctGGCTGGGACCTCGCTTATAGGGTTTCGAGGCTGCAGAGGAAGTCGAACCCCCTGCCCCCTCCTCGGACGTGTGCAGAACCCCCTCCTCGGACGCGTGCGGAACAGCGTCGTCGTACATCTGTGGAATGGCGTCCTCGCCCACCGTGGGCAGAGGTACGTCGTCAGCCCTAGCAGAGCGCGAGGAGCCGAGGTCGTGGTCAGTCAGCGGCAGGCCCCCCCCCGCCTGGGCCtgcccctcggacgcctctgcctCTCTGACGGCTCCGTCTCTATCTCCTCAGCCGCTGACATGTCCCTCGGTCTCGAGTAAGTCGAGGGACAGCTCCTCCTAGTGGGtcccatcacctgcaattaaaaagaataaaccaTTATTAGTCATGATAAACAAGAAATACTTAGCAagggatgcaaaataaagaaaatgtaattacaaaataacatagtattacatgtatttctaatattcttcatgatcgggattatctggacgataggtatcgtcatcactatcaagagcctccaaatcgtcaacagcctcatcctcatcgctgtCTAGTTGTAGTCCGTCAAGCATTTTCAAGTCtctcggatcatgcacctcatctgcagcttgctcgtcaacaacccattcctcgtctacttccatttcaatctccccggttaagtctatctcaagcatccctggtagtccctcgtcttgttgatagaactccccgtcatgcgtgggtgggttcaagttgtaatcatcatcgtttgggcgaggtaatttaccatgtggtgataccttgtgcacaatataccaaccctgaagacgtgggtcggttttgcacgcatatggacaataataaacttgactggcttgttgagccacaatatagacatcatctccttcATAGAAGGAATCCTGTCTAGTTTCGACTATTCCAAGTTTAGGGGACTTTCTCTGTACTGCAGGTTtaaaccactggcatttgaatacgacaagCTTAGGTGCATTTTCACCATGGTAttcgagctcgtatatttcttcaactgtgccATAATAGTCCTCCTGATCAGCGTCGGGCGTAACTACTCCGGGCGTAAATACTCCGGTATTCGTGGTCCTTGCATTGGCCCGATTCTTCTCGTAgcctgttgtgtgaaagcgatatccattcacatcataagcgttaaatgacgAGACCTTACAGTAAAAGCCTTTGGCCACTTGTCGTAATTCGGCACTTATAGACAAATCACTTTGGCACTACAAGatcaagcaggagagaaatgaaattaggCAACTAGGAACGCCAAACTTGGAACGAGCTAAGTTGGTCAGAAGGTACCTttctttggaaccatgtaatgaaatcaaccttgaaatcaggcgaaccatgttgaagaagggtatctcgttcatggtcagaaggtggaCTTGGATGATGCCAGTATTGATTAAAAAATTCTCTGCACCGACAAGCAACAAGGTTGTTGGATGCAGAAAATTtacggagtatgtaacaagttcgttgagaacttacccctgatacttgtcgacttcctcaaggttcgtcaacacgtagagcatgatcttgcgccactcttcattggtcAATATCTTTTTGGACGCTCCACTTGATCTCCCACGTTGCCCTTTGaataggctgagggtcgattcattttcgtcctcgttgtaacgagggggtggattatgcacactTGGAAGGTTCTCACtatagtatgatgttgtgaagtttgacacctcctcacgaatgaatgcctctgctatggaagcctcaatcctgcctttgtttccacatttctggcgaacagtctttagacatctctctattggatagcaccaacggttctgcactgGGCCCCCCATTCGTACCTCattcgggaggtgcaaaatcaaatgttgcatcgacaagaaaaagccaggtggaaaaatcttctccaacttacagagcaactcgggtgccgttttttccaactcctcaaccactctcagagatatctccttggcacagagctggcggaagaaaaagctcaactctgccagcaccttccagacatgctcagggacgtagcctcaaaccatcgactggaagaagccgctcaatccatatgtgaaagtcatgactcttcatccctaagactttgCCAGTTtctgggttcgctcccctcctcagattcgctgcaaacccatcagggaaacttaacgtctgcatccattctatcacttccgtcctgtgcttcttttccaagacgtaatcagccttaggccttttccatggtttgttgtctcttggaggcagcatctgTAGCTTAGGTCTATCGCATAGTGTTGCCATGTCTactctggccttagggttgtcctttgtcttgtcaggaatgtccatgagtgttgcccaaagtgcttcggcgacattcttctcagtgtgcattacatctatgttatgtggaaggagaaggtcatcaaaatagggaagcctctccaatcccggcttatgagtccacatatgttccacaccatagcccacaaagcgatctttctttggcttatctttctttggattaccttctttcttttacccttctttggattatcttccTGCGCTGggaccacgagagcatctatctgagcatgaacctaggGCACTTGTCATCTTCTGAGGTGCACTAGTCATCACCGTggcacctttcgtgaagttcttggtgtctcttctgaatgcatggtcaagagggaggaactgtcgatgcttgtcgaacgacgagaacttgccacccttcttcaaccaaatgaactatagagctgccttgcataccgggcatggatacttcccgtggacacaccagccggtgaatatcccatacgccagaaagtcatgcatagagtattggtaccaaacatacattttgaagttcctccttgtagctcggtcgtaagtcaATACGCCTTTATTCCAAGCctcgatcaattcatcataaacaggctccatgtacacacccattttgtctcccgggtgtccaggaattatcaacgtcaaaaatatgttttgccgttgaagtaggtccccgggggggagattgagggggatagcgaacacgggccaacaagtgtatggggccgacatcattccataaggattgaacccatccgttgccagcgcaacacgtacattacgggcctcttcatctttgccacgatgcttggcattaaagcttttccatgcttcaccatctgctggatgtatcatcttgtcttTATTGTATCGAACACCATTCTTGTGCCatctcatctgtttcgcggactcctctttcatgaatagctgttggagcctcggtatgatcggaaggtgtcgtaggactttcatggggatcctctcattctgctccttcttgccatcacctttgtctacctccacatatctagaggatttacactttggacagtactttgcatccttatgttctttcctaaataggacgcacccctttggacaacaatgtatctggtcatacggcatcttcagtgcCCGAAGGAGTTTTGTTGACTCGTACAAGTTTGGAGGCAGCTGATGACCCGCCGGAAGCAGATCCCCAATAATTGCCACCATATCATCGAAGCATTTTCGAGTCATGTTGTGCTGTGACTTCAACCCCAATAGGcgcccaatggcatctagttgagaaatcGATGTCTTCTCATGTAGGAACTTCTGTGCCGATTTCAACATGTCCAAGAACACCTTAgcgcttggctctggctcctcctccccatcctcctgctcgtcctccgtacgtccttcagcgaacatCGCATCCGcatagtcacctaaccatcctgctaccccgccatcaccATCAAATGCCTCCAAGCCTCGTCTCACGACCTCCTCTCTAGGACGGTAGGGTTCACCATGgtgcacccaccgggtatagtttggcataaatccatacttgcaaagatgcttcatcatgacttcccttgttcttcttttcttgttttcacattcgctgcagggacagaacgtgtctctcgctcccttagctgccttaaatgcatggtccaagaatttctcggtcttatccatccattcacgGGTGATTTGAGACTGACTTGGGcgtcccgtgtacatccactcacgggtatccatcctctagcatatacacataACGGAGTAAAGTAACCATCAGTCGCATCTGCAcggcgtgcctactgtctaataggtgaggataggtcctaatcccacccgcggatgcgtagatgaggttagtttccatgctctactccaatccgagacagaatttcggcagcacctaccCGCtgctctcccgatacacgtcctggaagggagtgtgtatctagagaacaacaggtaggtggtgccgaaactccgtctcggatccgagcagaacatggaaactaacccatctacccatccgcgggctgtccaattacacctggacaatccgaaatagatacggtcatagatatgcagagatccgcatacctccaatcgtatctgtttcggacgggagacgcctaactgggctacaccGATCTACGTACGACAACGGTAAGGAAAAGAGCttaattatacctagggtggcggtggagaaagGCTAGCGACGCAGTGGCGattcggtgcagtggcgagtcggcgCTGTGCAGGTAGgaccgcagcgccgacgaagacgatcgaggTCGCCTAGGTGCTCCGATTCCCCTgcgacaggtcctgctctgcaaaagaagaaaaacagcaCTATAagtacaaaatttcggcagaacctcccctggatGGGGAGGTTTCgataacctgcaagaaaaaccgtcgacacgatggccgacgtccacatttggggcacgatggcccacacatccacaattccggcacgaaggccgtcaacacataaacggcgcgatggccgacaaccagaaGCGGGACGGTTCGTATACCTTGGGCGTTGGCGGGACGTGCACGCGGAGAAGAAGACGCCGACAACGGGACAGGACGTGGCGACGGTGGCACCTCctccccttctttctccttctcctccccttccccttcttcttcctccttcctcctccttcctccacctACCTCCTCCTTCTCTGCTCCCTGACCAGCGCCAGGGGCTGGGCTCCACACGGACAGACGGACGGATAGGGGCCAGGCGGCTTGCCTCGGGGCTGGGGAGGGGGCGCGCCGGCCGGACGGGCCCCGACGCGCAGGGACAGGGGCGCGCCGGCGGGGCCGCGCCGTCGTCTCGGGCTACGGGGGCGCGCCGGCGGGGCCTGAGGGGTCGCGCGGCGCGGGGGCTGCGGGGGCGCGACGCCGTCTCGGGCTGCGGGAGCGCGCCGGCGGGGCCTGctggggcgcgcggcgcgggggctgcggcggcgcgcggcgcTGCGGGGGCTGCGGGGGGCGCGCGGGGCTGCGGGGGGCGCGACGCCGTCTCGGGCTGCGGGAGCGCGCCGGCGGGGCCTGctggggcgcgcggcgcggggcctgcggcggcgcgcggcgcTGCGGGGGCTGCGGGGGCGCGCGGCGAGCGGCAGCGGCGCGCGGAGGGAGCTGGCGGCGGCGGGGTAGCGCACGGACGGGGCGGGCTGGCGggtgtggggtggggtggggtggccgGTTAGGTTTAGATAAGGCCTGTTGGGCCTTTTTTTtaagtcttccccgagtgccctgtcctggcactcgggaaagagcctcttcgccgagtgccagggaaggcactcggggaagaatttttgttttttttgtttttttacctcatttttttgtgaggccttcccacattgtTTAAAACTGCATGTTcatatttgggacaattttgacttattttgttatatttcgttagtttttttcgtttcgttgaatttttttgcatacttcgaatttgaactgcaggtgcatgaaataatggaatttggtgattcaaaaaattatattaatgatatttgaagtatgttgatgccttatccaggaactcgcatgaaatgtcgagcatcttgttgacgtaacatgacgaacaacttgcgggaaaagtgtatttaaattatataaaattcgaacgaagtccgaaaatcacgaaacttgtctgggcgtcgtgttatcgcatgtagaggctatgataaaaaatcgaGAAGGTTTCGACGAAGTTgcaacgtcggatgcctaaaacccaaacATCTCCGCATATGATACAAAGATTGTTCGCATGATCAGATgtttgggttttaggcatccgatatTGTAACTTCGTCGAAACCTTCtcgattttttatcatagcctctacatacgataacacgacgcccagacaagtttcgtgattttcggacttcgttcggattttatataatttaaatacacttttcccgcaagttgttcgtcatgttacgtcaacaagatgctcgacatttcatacgagttcctggataaggcatcaacatacaccaaatatcattaatataattttttgaatcaccaaattccattatttcatgcacctgcagttcaaattcgaagtatgcaaaaaaattcaacgaaacgaaaaaaactaacgaaatataacaaaataagtcaaaattgtcccaaatatgAACATACAGTTTTAAacaatgtgggaaggcctcacaaaaaaaatgaggtaaaaaaacaaaaaaaaaacaaaaattcttccccgagtgccttccctggcactcggcgaagaggctctttcccgagtgccaggacagggcactcggggaaggcagcctcttccccgagtgtcctGTTCTGAcactcgggaaagggcctcttccccgagtgtctttcctggcactcggggaagaatttttgttttttaaGTTTTAACGGCGTGGGCGGGGTGAACCGTCAAGTAgcatgtttctttgccgagtgccgatcttccccgagtgttgcactcgggggagagggcctttgtcgagtgcttctctttaccgagtgccaggttctctgcggcactcgggaaagcctctcttccccgagtgcaattcttccccgagtgcaacactcgggaaagatcctctttcccgagtgcccgatttttggcactcggggaagccagcgaCACTCGGGGAATTTTGTCTCTCCCGTAGTGGTACTTGCTAATTTCGAAGTTGCTCGTTGTGTGCTTAGGTTATGTGCGACCTTGGACTTGCTAGCCCTTGTTGATGTATGATGCACGATTTAATTTGGCGTCGTCAACACATTTTTTTGGCGACTACGTGCGCAGGGGAACCCATGCATCTCTGCGCAAAGTGTTTCTACATTTTTTCAACAAGGAGTAGTTCGTAGCAAGGTTTCAAATCTCTGGCTATAGCTGAGTCAGGTCAAGCGATTTGTGTTCATTCATGTACAATTTAGCAAGTATAGTTGGTTATAGCAACATTTAGCTCTCCTATTAGTATAGTTTTAGAGGTCATCGATTAAATTTTAGTTTTTGAGTCCATATGCTAAATAtcatagccggagatttaaaataTTGGTTCGCAGTAGTACACTGATTTTGATCCGGGACTGTGGACTGCATGAAGTGAAGTGAAGTGTAGAGAGAGGTGTCAGCTTATATAGCTAATCCATCCAAATTTCCAACCTGATGAGCTGAGGCTAGCTCAGCGACACACTCGACTCCTCGACAGGGTCATGTGTGAGAGGGGTCCATTTCAGCAGTGCGATGCCTTACAAATATCTTCTGAAAATGGCGACGAAATCAAAGATGCAAGGTCCAAATTCACTTTTGGTACAATGCTACAGTGGCTCTCTACGTCTTGGCTCGCAGGCAACGCACATGCATATGACTACATGAACAGGGAATGGACAGCTCCTGCTCAAGTACTCATGCAAGAATTCAGAGGCAGCCAAAAAACCATGGAGAAGAGGAGAATAGATTATAGCACGTACTACAGTCTATAGGTAACTGGATTACAGGAAATGTGTGAAGGGGAGCATACAGCAGGAATGAGCTAGCCAGTGCCATACTGCCATGCAGGTAACGACGAGAAATATCTCCCTCGCTCAAAGATCCaatcctcatctcagaaaaaggGTAAAGGAATATTCCAAGCCAAAAAAACAAATGGAAATGGAGCAATGCAGGTATGTAATAAGAATAAAACCCAATTTTCAGTGGGTATAAAGGGGAGTGGGAGACGGAAGAACAGCGCCACTACAAGACTATACATTAATTCAGAATGTGACAGTGAAAATGATGTTATCGGATTTTTATTTTCAGCAGAAAAAACATTCTTCACAAGAAAGGATGATGGCATGCCGCACGTGGAAGGGCAAGACTTGGCACAGCACGCTTTgcaggaaaaatatatgtcagtGAAACGTAACTAGTTAGCAGCAAGCCTGGTGGGAACCATCTGAAAGGGAGGCAGATAACGTGCGACCCGTCTTCCTCCTCTGCACGACGCCACctcccatcgtcttcctcctcaccgACGCCGTCCTCGCCTCCACCCCTGCCCCGGCTTCCACCACCCGCAGCTAGCGGCTCCTGCCACCTCGCTGCGCCACCAACCTCCCAGCCCCACTCCTCGACCCCGCCCTCCCCTATCCTCCTCCGTCCTCTTGCTCGCCCTTGCCCCCGCCCCTCAACCCCGCCCTCCCCTAACCTCCGCCGTGATGCCTCCGCCGTCCCCTTTCTCGCCATCGCCCCTGCCCCCGCCCTACACTAATCCCAGGACAGGTCGTTGACGGCCTCCGCTGCGACACCCCCGCCGTCTCGCCCGCCTCCACTGCCGTGACGcatcccccccccccaaaaaaacccTCCTTCTAAGCCCGTAGGGAAAGATTCCCTAAACGGCCGATGCCGGAACCCAAGccgtcgtcttcttcttcttcgtctctGGTGAGGCGCGGGGTCATGCCGTCGTGCTAGAGCACAACGGTCACATGGTAGAAATTCCGATCCTGAAATGGCCATAAACTTTGTCATTGCCAACCATGCTTCATATACTTTGTGCAAACTCTACAACATTTTGGGGGAAGCTAATGGCTTAAGAACAAATATTCAAAACAGATATTTACAAGATGCACCGTCATCCACCTAAATGCAAATTTATTGGATGGCTCGCCATCCAAAATAGGATGGCGGATAGGCTCCGTACGAGAGGTTGGCCAAACAACGTTGTTTGCCCCCTCTATCGTAGAGAGCAAGAAACTGTCCACCCACTTGCTCATTGCAAATACTCCATGCTTGTTCAATCTCTGAAAATGGGCAATCAAACAGATGCAGAACTTAGGCAGTTTGTGTGGCTCTGGGCCAAACTACAACCTGTTCACTAGGCAACAGAGCCAGACACCACAAACTAGCAGTTCAGATCAACCGTGGGATCAGATTCATATATGGAACAATAATACTTGGCCACGGGTGTCCGTTCGTTCAGACCCGAGAAACAAAAAAATCAAATCTCCCTACGGAAGCTCATCTCCCCCCACTCCGCGCTTGTCCATCATGGCTTCACGGCAACGTGTGACCGTCCCAATCCACCGCGCCGTAGCCCACTacggcccgccgccgccgccatcccccgTAGAGAGGAGGAATCCTCCACGCGAGGTACGCTACCAGCCGCCCCACCGACTGCAGCTGTTGCCGAACCCAGTCGCTAACACCTCGCTTTCCGCCTCCAAGCTCCATGTGCGTGCTCGATGACTATAGCGACTCTTCTATCCCCTGCCGTGTCCTGTCATGCTCTTTCCTTCACCATGACTAGAAGAGGGGGAGGTTGTTGGCCAGGCGCAGGCGCAATTGGCGGCTGCCAGCCACACCACCATCCACGACTCTCTGCTGGCCGGAACCGGTTGTCCCCTGCTCTGCAATGCATTGTATAGAAGAAGGGTGAAAtcacatgttgcaagcctatattctaagtgtttcagatgtttcatagatatgttgtaagtgtttcatgtggatgttgcatatgttgcaatggatgtacacgtatgttgcaagcttctattcccaaatgtttcatctgtttttttcagacgtatgttgcaagtgtctttatttggatgttgcatatatttcacacctatgttacaagtgttttatctggatgttgcgtatgttttacaatgtttttaaggtgtttttgcaagtgtttcatatgcatgtttaagtgtttcatctgctttTCAAAcgttgttgcaagtgttgcatctggatgtttcaaaagtagattgggtgttACATCTTCCTCATCACTTTCTACTGCCTTGCCTCaatttctcctcctcctctcggtGTCGGCTAGGCATCCACTGCCCCTCCCCCTTGTCTCGATGTTGGTGGCTTTCAGGGCAGTGCAGACCTCGCGTGGGAGCGTGAAACAGGGCAGGAAACAAACTGCAGGTGCAGGCGTGCGGATGCTAGCAAGCCCGTATATAGAAGGCAAAAACAGAACCAAAGCGTCGGTTCTTTTTGTGGTTATCACTACTCTGTCATGTTCAACCAGAATCACCATTGCATGCCATGGCCAATATAATTGCTCTTGTCTTGTCGTGCTATATATGATTTGGGACCTGATGGCATGACTTGCAATGCCAATGCTATGGCAAGCATCGACGACGAGCAACTAGAAGCCAAGAGGTGGTGGTCTGTTATGCTAGCCTCCACTATTGGTAGTTTGGTACTGATGGCACTACCAGGTGCCACCACCATTGTTGGCTAACTGCATGATGCTCTTTTGCATTcgcatttgcatatgcattttcaCACTATAAGCACCACAAGGCCTTGGACCACTATGAGTGTGTTTGGTTGCATGGCTAAATCCTAGCCTGGCTAAGATTGGAGCCAGGTCATGTTTGGCCTGGTTCCATCAAGCCAACATGGACTTATTTGGTTGGGCTACTATTGATGGCCTGGTTTAGCTTAGATTTTGTTTGGTTGGGTGCATGAGCTCCTGGCTGTACTAGTGTAGCCAAggaagggtgtgtttggtttgttgGACACAGCTGGGTGCATTCACCCATTCCTTTAATCGATATCGTTACCCCCTCCCCTGTTCTCCCATAATAAATATGCACCCCCATTTGCTCACCACCCCCTGACCCCTCGTCTCCCTCTCACTGCCCTCTCGGCTCCTTGTCCTCCCTCGAACCCATCGCCGGCGAACCATCCCACCTGCATCGATGAGCGGCAACGCCGCCACCGTGGACTCCTTGGAGGTGCATAGCACCCTAGGCCGTTGCACTAGTGGCTCCCCTAATGATAAGCTGACGATGCCTAGTTGAAGGTTCCATGAGGCTAAACAGGAAATGGGAGATCAATTAGTACAACATTGCATCAATTTGAGGCAAATGCTAGCCAAATCGAAGGACTGGCTGCGACACCAAGTGGTGCACCACCTAGATCCgaaattgtgggttttggtgataatgaccatgcaattagagaactaatgagatttatcaagatgacaagcaaggaatttatattcgagaatGCTACACGAAatagaggagcccccaattacaaatgtagatgacttcaaactcaaaggaggtttaaattcttttatactttgaatttgagtatagaaaaagccatactataaaggggacacaatgcttaagctaatatgtgctaccaagtgctcgaacaaccacatgcatcatcagattcatagccaagacaatCTACACTACACTATTACtct encodes:
- the LOC136470900 gene encoding uncharacterized protein yields the protein MGPAKSNIEYNPDAGPEAYTNSSVHTRLSSYTEASRLVHGSDYDPRTEERLDPELVMRIGQGKKHGRFYMGDGILETGCTPPLNRLRAASTSSSVPISQRPTAVASIQAELQQLRAQQKSLLVEREAERAERESERQRVQALEAQQDGLLKFVQQLGQKQGWEIPAELLAPPPPPPYRRESTPHQSGGASNHVEGSPASHVGPSPPGPSPGSHAGASHPSQSP